From Campylobacteraceae bacterium, the proteins below share one genomic window:
- a CDS encoding ComEC/Rec2 family competence protein, with the protein MKLKKLKLLKNKQEYIKACLFLALILLLSTLYEYTSYKNVKKNVLYEDSFTILFFYKKDDFYISKLTNNDFTFYSKIPKDYNLNEIKNIQLLLLTKNITFYSYLKGFYTNSIVLYANSSIPTTKSRLSSLIKQQHENILMQHLYQALFLGQSMAKSLRKAINTYGVSHLFAISGFHLGVIVLVLYFILHLLYKNIHQQFFPYRNKRMDILLAIFCFLFFYLYLIGFLASFLRAFIMFCIALVLLRSHIKLFSFTSLLLTFMLIICFFPKYIFSLSLYFSLAGVFYIFLYFVHLKNLNKKISFLFFNIWIFAALNPIIHYFFPLTSLYQLFSPLLSLLFILFYPFVLFLHLINEGSFFDEYLLWILSYEVSTYNYDTNIYFLFIYIVFSFLSIKSRKAFIVLNILLFVFNIKVFV; encoded by the coding sequence ATGAAATTAAAAAAACTAAAACTACTTAAAAACAAACAAGAATATATCAAGGCTTGTTTGTTTTTAGCTTTAATACTTTTATTAAGTACTTTGTATGAATATACTTCTTATAAAAACGTTAAAAAGAATGTATTGTACGAAGACTCTTTTACTATTTTGTTCTTTTATAAAAAAGACGATTTTTATATTAGTAAATTAACAAACAATGATTTCACGTTTTACAGTAAAATACCCAAAGACTATAATTTAAATGAAATAAAAAACATTCAATTATTACTTTTAACAAAAAATATTACTTTTTATTCTTATCTTAAGGGTTTTTATACCAACAGTATTGTTTTATATGCCAACAGTTCTATACCTACTACAAAAAGCAGACTTTCTTCTTTAATTAAACAGCAGCATGAGAATATATTAATGCAGCACTTATATCAAGCCTTGTTTTTAGGACAAAGTATGGCAAAAAGTTTACGAAAAGCTATTAATACTTATGGCGTATCGCATTTATTTGCCATTTCTGGTTTTCACCTAGGAGTGATTGTTCTTGTTTTATATTTTATTTTGCATCTTTTGTATAAAAATATACATCAGCAGTTTTTTCCTTATAGAAATAAAAGAATGGATATTTTATTGGCTATTTTTTGTTTCTTGTTTTTTTATTTGTATTTGATTGGCTTTTTAGCATCGTTTTTAAGAGCCTTTATAATGTTTTGTATTGCTTTAGTCCTATTACGTTCCCATATCAAACTTTTCTCTTTTACAAGCCTCTTATTAACCTTTATGCTTATTATATGTTTTTTTCCTAAGTATATATTTTCTTTATCTTTGTATTTTTCTTTAGCAGGTGTATTTTATATATTTTTGTATTTTGTACATTTGAAAAATTTAAATAAAAAAATATCATTTTTATTTTTTAATATTTGGATTTTTGCTGCTTTAAATCCTATTATTCACTATTTTTTCCCTCTTACTTCTTTGTATCAGCTTTTTTCACCCCTCTTGTCTTTATTGTTCATTCTTTTTTACCCTTTTGTTTTGTTTTTGCATCTTATTAATGAAGGTTCTTTTTTTGATGAATATTTACTTTGGATTTTATCTTATGAGGTGAGTACTTATAATTATGATACGAATATTTATTTTTTGTTTATATATATTGTTTTTTCTTTTTTAAGTATTAAATCAAGAAAAGCATTTATTGTTTTAAATATTTTATTGTTTGTATTTAATATAAAAGTTTTTGTTTAA
- a CDS encoding sodium-dependent transporter — translation MNKFSRIGFILAAAGSAVGLGNIWKFPYITGEFGGGAFVLIYLLCILLIGLSVFIAESFIGQYAESNVASAFVKTSSKKNPLWKYTGFMVFTGLIILAFYSVVLGWILHYVVSSFSSLPSEASIAGASFGALTKDINTQIFYHTLISITVIYIVLKGIKEGIEKVNLILMPLLALILFGLLLYALSLDSFSKAMSFMFIPDFSKINEDALLAALGQAFFTLSLGIGTILTYSAALPKGSNFIKSSLYVAIIDTSIALISGLIIFTFLFEAGAPSASGPGLVFISLPVIFSSWGILGQVIAISFFLALVFAGITSAVSMIEPALMFFIERFKMTRRSATVLCGAVFYILGIIALLSMSDEYGSLLSFSGKNAFDWMDFITSSVMMPLAAILTCVFLGYFVDKKLLQTSFEKHTSILVFNLWYILVKYLVPLAITILLVNKLGLIS, via the coding sequence TTGAATAAGTTTTCAAGAATAGGTTTTATTCTAGCGGCTGCAGGCTCAGCTGTTGGACTAGGAAATATATGGAAGTTCCCTTATATTACAGGGGAATTTGGAGGAGGAGCTTTTGTTCTTATTTACCTTCTTTGTATTTTGCTTATTGGATTATCTGTATTTATAGCAGAATCATTTATAGGTCAATATGCAGAAAGTAATGTAGCAAGCGCTTTTGTTAAAACATCAAGTAAAAAAAATCCTTTATGGAAATATACGGGATTTATGGTCTTTACAGGTCTTATTATTTTGGCATTTTATTCTGTCGTTTTGGGTTGGATTTTGCATTATGTAGTAAGTTCATTTTCATCTTTACCCAGTGAAGCTTCAATAGCAGGGGCTAGTTTTGGCGCATTAACAAAAGATATTAATACACAAATATTTTATCATACCTTGATATCTATTACCGTAATTTACATTGTTCTAAAAGGAATAAAAGAGGGAATTGAAAAAGTAAACTTAATTTTGATGCCTTTATTAGCACTTATTTTATTTGGCCTACTTTTATATGCTTTGTCTTTGGATTCTTTTTCAAAAGCCATGAGTTTTATGTTTATCCCTGATTTTTCAAAAATCAACGAAGATGCACTTTTAGCAGCACTAGGGCAAGCTTTTTTCACCTTGTCTTTAGGAATTGGTACTATTCTTACCTACTCAGCCGCGCTTCCTAAAGGGTCTAATTTTATTAAATCTTCGTTGTATGTAGCAATTATAGATACATCTATTGCACTTATTTCGGGTTTAATTATCTTCACTTTCTTGTTTGAAGCAGGAGCACCAAGTGCTTCTGGACCTGGTTTAGTATTTATATCTCTTCCTGTAATATTTTCTTCTTGGGGAATATTAGGACAAGTTATTGCTATCTCATTTTTTCTGGCTTTAGTATTTGCTGGAATTACTTCTGCTGTTTCTATGATTGAGCCTGCTTTAATGTTTTTTATTGAACGTTTCAAAATGACACGACGAAGTGCAACAGTATTATGTGGTGCTGTATTTTATATACTTGGAATAATAGCTTTATTATCAATGTCAGATGAATACGGTTCTTTATTAAGTTTTTCTGGTAAAAACGCTTTTGATTGGATGGATTTTATTACATCCTCTGTTATGATGCCACTTGCTGCTATTTTAACCTGCGTATTTTTAGGTTATTTTGTAGATAAAAAATTATTACAAACAAGCTTTGAAAAACACACTTCTATTTTAGTATTTAATCTTTGGTATATTTTAGTTAAATATCTTGTACCTTTAGCTATTACTATTTTATTAGTAAACAAACTGGGACTAATCTCTTAA
- a CDS encoding 3'-5' exonuclease translates to MAKYILFDTETTGNKDEDRIIQFGAMIINQDSSLEVFDELCSSEEKIKIEAMEVHNLTPDMFEGKPKATETNFYKKLLELNTNENYLIAHNISFDLGMIKKEGFENNLQLIDTLRCAKHLFPDLPYHRLQYLRYALELYKTEKEEAAKLNIVIKAHDALGDVLVMKLFLSKLITKARELYPDYNPIERLVDLTRTPVLIKTFKFGKHKGKEIAQVAKEDASYLNWMKSNMDLDEDLKYTLDKVLNTNNY, encoded by the coding sequence ATGGCAAAATATATATTATTTGATACAGAAACTACAGGAAATAAAGACGAAGACAGAATCATACAGTTTGGTGCTATGATTATTAATCAAGACTCTTCTTTAGAAGTATTTGATGAATTGTGTTCCAGTGAAGAAAAAATTAAAATTGAAGCAATGGAAGTTCATAACCTAACACCTGATATGTTTGAAGGAAAACCAAAAGCTACTGAAACAAACTTTTATAAAAAATTATTAGAGTTAAATACTAATGAGAACTATTTAATAGCTCATAATATTTCTTTTGATTTAGGAATGATAAAAAAAGAAGGTTTTGAAAATAATTTACAGTTAATTGATACGCTAAGATGTGCAAAACATCTTTTTCCAGATCTTCCTTATCATCGTTTACAATATTTGAGATATGCACTTGAATTGTATAAAACAGAAAAAGAAGAAGCAGCAAAACTTAATATTGTAATTAAAGCCCATGATGCGTTGGGAGATGTTTTAGTAATGAAACTCTTTTTATCAAAATTAATAACAAAAGCAAGAGAACTTTATCCAGATTATAACCCAATTGAGCGTTTAGTAGATTTAACACGAACACCTGTTTTAATTAAAACCTTTAAATTTGGAAAACATAAGGGTAAAGAAATTGCACAAGTAGCAAAAGAGGATGCTTCATACCTTAACTGGATGAAATCAAATATGGATTTAGATGAAGATTTAAAATATACTTTAGACAAAGTATTAAATACAAATAATTATTAA
- the queA gene encoding tRNA preQ1(34) S-adenosylmethionine ribosyltransferase-isomerase QueA, with product MKDPLKTSSYDYLLPQELIANKPLYPADKAKLLVYNREKNEIIHSTFEHLMDYLPANLSVFLNDTKVIKARIYGKKDTGGKIELLFNKALFMNRFLVMIKGKVNIGSVLYFEQNLRVEVLEINEDGTRVVKFFQNEKQLDFLELIDLLNSIGHLPLPHYMNREDVQKDNEDYQTLFAKNYGAVAAPTASLHFTKDLLEKINEKYKVNYLTLHVGAGTFKPVDAENILDHPMHSEYFHIGIDAKEAIDTAKKILAVGTTVTRTVEYYARTNMIQGECDLFLNTSNKPIKVDHLLTNFHLPKSTLIMLIASFVGLEKTMEIYQEAIKEEYRFFSYGDGMLII from the coding sequence ATTAAAGACCCACTTAAAACCTCAAGTTATGACTATTTGTTACCACAAGAACTCATAGCAAACAAACCACTGTATCCAGCTGATAAAGCAAAACTCTTAGTATATAACAGAGAAAAGAATGAAATCATACATTCTACTTTTGAACATCTAATGGACTATTTACCAGCAAACCTGTCTGTATTTTTAAACGATACAAAAGTTATAAAAGCCCGTATTTATGGAAAAAAAGACACAGGTGGAAAAATTGAGCTTTTGTTTAATAAAGCTTTATTTATGAACCGTTTTTTAGTAATGATTAAAGGCAAAGTAAATATTGGTTCTGTATTATATTTTGAACAAAACCTTAGAGTTGAAGTTCTAGAAATCAATGAAGATGGCACACGTGTTGTAAAATTCTTTCAAAATGAAAAACAATTGGATTTTTTAGAACTTATTGATTTATTAAACAGTATTGGGCATTTGCCTTTGCCTCATTATATGAACAGAGAAGATGTACAAAAAGACAATGAAGATTATCAAACACTTTTTGCTAAAAACTATGGAGCAGTAGCAGCTCCTACAGCATCACTGCATTTTACAAAAGACTTACTTGAAAAAATAAATGAGAAGTATAAAGTGAATTACCTTACTTTGCATGTAGGAGCAGGTACGTTTAAACCCGTTGATGCTGAAAATATTTTAGATCATCCTATGCACAGTGAATATTTTCATATAGGAATAGATGCAAAAGAAGCCATTGATACTGCTAAAAAGATTCTTGCTGTTGGAACAACCGTTACACGAACAGTAGAATATTATGCACGTACAAATATGATACAAGGAGAGTGTGATTTATTTTTAAATACCTCAAACAAACCCATTAAAGTAGACCATTTACTAACCAACTTTCATTTACCAAAATCTACTTTGATTATGTTAATTGCTAGTTTTGTTGGTTTAGAAAAAACCATGGAAATTTACCAAGAAGCCATAAAAGAAGAATATCGATTTTTTTCTTATGGTGACGGTATGTTGATTATATAA
- the tatC gene encoding twin-arginine translocase subunit TatC, with product MFEELKPHIADLRKRLVISILTLIVMFFICFSFYEPILEWMMQPVKAVLPEGSQMVAIEIQETFFTALKVSFFSAFFLSLPVIFWQLWLFMAPGLYDHEKKLVFPFVFFATLMFVSGAAFAYYVVVPFGFEFLIAFGSTVVTILPSIGKYVGFFTKLLFGFGVSFELPVITFFLAKIGLVDDQMLKDFFKYAVVIIFIFSALLTPPDVITQFLMAGPLILLYGVSIYIAKVFNPSSKDEDEE from the coding sequence ATGTTTGAAGAACTAAAACCTCATATTGCTGACTTACGAAAACGTTTGGTTATTAGTATTCTTACGCTAATAGTTATGTTCTTTATTTGTTTTTCATTTTACGAACCTATTTTAGAATGGATGATGCAACCTGTTAAAGCGGTTTTACCTGAGGGTTCTCAAATGGTTGCAATTGAAATACAAGAAACATTTTTCACTGCTTTAAAAGTTTCTTTCTTTTCTGCTTTTTTTCTTTCTTTACCTGTCATATTTTGGCAGTTATGGTTATTTATGGCACCTGGTCTTTATGATCATGAAAAAAAACTGGTATTTCCTTTTGTTTTTTTTGCAACATTAATGTTTGTATCAGGTGCAGCTTTTGCTTATTATGTAGTAGTACCTTTTGGTTTTGAATTTTTAATTGCTTTTGGTTCTACTGTTGTAACTATTTTACCAAGTATTGGAAAATATGTCGGTTTTTTCACCAAATTATTATTTGGTTTTGGGGTATCGTTTGAATTACCTGTAATTACTTTCTTTTTAGCAAAAATTGGTTTAGTTGATGATCAAATGTTAAAAGATTTTTTTAAATATGCTGTTGTTATCATTTTTATATTTTCAGCACTATTAACTCCTCCTGATGTAATCACACAATTTTTAATGGCAGGTCCACTAATATTATTATACGGTGTATCCATTTATATAGCAAAAGTATTTAATCCAAGTAGTAAAGATGAAGATGAAGAATAA
- the tatB gene encoding Sec-independent protein translocase subunit TatB, translated as MFGMGFMEILLVAIIAIIALGPDKLPTAMVEIAKFLKKFKSGIDDAKSTLDSELNISDMKAEASKFKAQIENAKNSVSLDNLSKSFDVEDDEPLSAPSKKEKKQNQEITTEENTTSKKETVKASDKFKVKKDEDNQ; from the coding sequence TGTTCGGAATGGGTTTTATGGAAATACTATTAGTAGCTATTATTGCTATTATTGCTTTGGGGCCAGATAAACTACCAACGGCCATGGTAGAAATTGCAAAATTTTTAAAAAAATTCAAATCAGGCATTGATGATGCAAAATCAACATTGGACAGTGAACTTAATATTTCTGATATGAAAGCAGAAGCCAGTAAATTCAAAGCACAAATTGAAAATGCTAAAAACAGTGTTTCTTTAGATAATTTATCAAAATCCTTTGATGTAGAGGATGATGAGCCCCTAAGTGCTCCTTCCAAAAAAGAAAAAAAACAAAATCAAGAAATTACAACAGAAGAAAATACTACGAGTAAAAAAGAAACAGTAAAAGCAAGCGATAAATTTAAAGTAAAAAAAGATGAGGATAATCAATAA